The Aspergillus nidulans FGSC A4 chromosome VIII genome contains the following window.
ttcatttttaGACTTAGAGATTGCAACTGACTTATAGACCATACATTACTCGCAATAACCAGTGCATGTGGACCTAGACACAGGGACTAATCACCACAGGCAACTATCCCGTAGCGCGAGCTTGTTCGCTGTCTTTCTTGCGCTTTGCTTTCCATTTCCAACTAATAGACCCTGAATCGAAACCTAGCAGAGTTCAATTCAGTCATTTTGTGAAATGTGCGAGCTATTGCTTTTCTCCCAAAAATGTTTTAAGGCTTTGCACATGACCAGCCGATGGAAGCCTGCATGCATTCTAATAACACCGCGATCATCGATACAAAAGAGCCCAGAGACCAGCCATTCATTATGTGCTGCGTATATGAAGCTCGAGGCTTCCGCGATTTAACTGCACCATCAAAAGAAGGTCTAGCTAAGGCAATCTTCCCAACCCCATTCCCAATCTCTTATTGCCCACAAACGCAACCCTCTGGTTTGTCAAATTGCCATCCAGAAGATGTACGGTAAATACAGCGGTCAATCCACAGATAGAGCCATGTCGGGTGCGAGGCAGGGGTTCTATAGCACTAGCGAGCCTGCAGAAGTTACCGTCGGAAACTGCCGGGGAAGGGATGAAACTaaagatatcgagatccGCAGAGGCTGCAGTGAGGATGACGCAGCGAGGGCTGTCTGCTGTTCCACTCAGGTTGTAGATGAACGAGTAAAAGGAAGTAGGTATGCTTGGGATGAATCTACTCTAGTACCTCTCTTGTATATTGCCGACCTCATAAAATGTATGCCCCAGAGCGCAGCTCAGAGCTATGTGTTCCGTGCTTACCGAGATAGCCTTTCTGCTCCCTCTCAGAACCCCCATTGTCTGTAAAATTAGTGAAAAGAAGAGTGCACCTTCCACAACGACCTCATAATAGGAATTGCAGAATTTCATCAGCCAGCGCCTGGGGATCCTCTTCAGGGATAAAATGCCCGCAGTTTAGCCCTTTGCCCCGTAGATCCACACAGTACCGCTGCCAGACGTCCAACGGCCCCTCCTGCACCTTCTTGGCTTCACTCTTCTTCGGCCCCGTGAACCCGCCCTCCTCCCCCCAAACAGCCAGCACCGGGACCCGGATCTTATTGCCCTTCTTgaggtcttcttcatcataaACCCGGTCGAAGTAAGCGCCCGCCCGGTAATCCTCGCATGTCGCATGGATCCGCTGCTCATCGCAATACGCCTCCCGGTACCGCTCCATCGCTGTTTCGCTGAAAGCCTGCAACGTCCCCGCCGCCGTCCAGGAAGACAGTGCCTGCTCAAGGAACAGCCTTCCCTTATCCTCCTTGCCAATCATCTTCTCGGGGAACGGTTCGGGCTGCGCAAGGAACAACCAGTGGTACGCCTTTAGCCCCGCAGTGGGGTTCCCGAACCGTGCAAACATAGCCGCCGTCGGAACAATATCGACAACTACGACCTTCGACAGCCGCTCGGGGTTATCAAAGGCAAGGCGGTAGGCGACGCGAGCTCCTCGATCATGTCCCACAACTGCGAATCTCTGATTCGCGTACCCGAGCTGGTCCATCACTGACAGGCAATCCTGGCCCATGAGGCGTTTGGTATAGCCAGAGCCATTGGCACTGGCGGGAATGGAGGAGGCCCCGTAGCCACGAAGGTCAACAAGAACGACGGTAAAATGCGGAGTGAGCAGCGGCGTCAATTTGTGCCATTCAGCATGGGTCTGGGGGAACCcatggacgaggagaagaggaggtttGTCCTGCGTTGGGCTGACGCGGACAAAGATGCGGGCACCGTGAGCGGTGGTGACGtactgagaagagaagccggGAAAGAGGTCGGAAGACATGTTGTGGATAATCTGGTACTCAGAAACGAAGGCTTAAAGAGATATGGAAGCCAGCCTTTTTATACTGGGATAAGCATCCTTGATTTCTAAGCGGTGGAGGTAACCAAGTGAACGTGCTTGCCGCATACAATGTCTCGTCAACCCCTCAGTCACATGTAGCCGTCGCACGTGATAGCATGAAAGGCTGGATGTCATCCAGGTACCACTCACAGAGCACTCTggttcaggaacaggtaCAGCGTATAATTATGATCCGTCCCTTGGCCACCTGGATAAAAGCTGACCTTATAGCACACTCTGAGAAGGTCACGTGTTGATTCAGTCACTTGCTATTTTATGGATCGAAGACCAAATGAGCAGCGCAACAGACTTCAGGGTCTGCCAGGTAATCTACCACGCACGGTAGACTGCACGGAGCAGACTCCGCATTCTGCAGGTCCTGTCAGTTctgatcttctcttccttggctgTCAGTTGCTGTCAGTTGATGCTGTCACGACCATAATCATCCCCAGTGTAACCTTACCATGATCGACAGGTTGTTGCCCATATTGGGACTAGATTTGTTTACCCCAGTCGGAACTGTGCCTAAAGTGGAAGGTATGATGATGCCCAGGATCGCGCCCCAgtcatcaactccatcatgGGACGGTCCTTGATCCTCAAGGCACGAAGTGGAGATCAGGTCCGTAGTGCATATGCATGGCCCATCAGCCTGAAGCACTTCCCCAAGCAAAGTCGAGACTCGGACACCGATGATATCCCTGCTGTCCCTGACTGATGCATAGTGCATGCCCCTGCGCTGGCTCCCCTTTTCACTCCGCCTGGTCTCCAGTCTCCACTCCTCACCATTGATGTCTGCCCCCGCCCGccctccatcctccatcattcTTATATCTACGGACTCGGTCACTCGTTATCACTAGAGTCCTTGTTTATTCCTAGTGTTTGCATTCTTACGTGTAGTTATGCGTAcgctcctcgctctcgcggCCCTCGCGGGCTTTGCCGCTGCTAGGGTGCCCGCCTACGCCATCACGCGCCCGGTGATGCGCAGTGATTCTCGCGCCGACGCTGTCAAGGAGGCCTTTTCGCATGCCTGGGACGGTTACTACAACTACGCTTTTCCTCATGACGAGCTTCACCCGATTTCGAACGGTTACGGAGACTCGCGAAACCACTGGGGCGCGTCGGCCGTCGACGCTCTATCGACGGCCATCATGATGCGCAACGCGACCATCGTCAACCAGATCCTTGACCATATTGCTGCTGTGGACTACTCCAAGACCAACGCCATGGTAAGTTTGTTCGAGACGACCATCCGGTACCTCGCGGGCATGATTTCTGGATACGACCTGCTCAAAGGCCCTGCGGCGGGGTTGGTGGACGACAGCAGGGTCGACGTGCTTCTAGAGCAGTCGCAGAACCTCGCCGAGGTGCTGAAATTCGCGTTCGACACTCCTTCTGGTGTGCCGTACAACATGATTAACATTACTTCGGGCGGCAACGACGGCGCCACGACCAACGGGCTGGCCGTGACCGGTACCTTGGTGCTGGAGTGGACGCGTCTGTCGGACTTGACTGGGAACGACGAGTATGCCCGCTTGAGCCAGAGAGCTGAAGACTACCTTCTCCACCCGGAGCCAGCGCAGTACGAACCGTTCCCTGGATTGATTGGAAGCGCAGTCAATATTGCCGACGGCAAGCTCGCCAATGGTCACATCAGCTGGAATGGTGGCGCAGACTCGTACTACGAGTACCTGATCAAGATGTACGTCTACGATCCCGAACGCTTTGGCCTCTACCGGGACCGCTGGGTCGCAGCTGCCGAGTCGAGCATCAACCATCTGGCTTCGCACCCGTCCACCCGCCCAGACGTGACTTTCTTGGCCACTTACAACGAGGAGCATCAGCTGGGCCTGACCAGCCAACACCTGACCTGCTTCGACGGTGGAAGCTTTCTGCTTGGTGGGACATTGCTGGACCGCCAGGACTTTGTCGACTtcggccttgaccttgtcgccgGCTGCCACGAGACGTACAACTCGACTCTGACGGGCATCGGCCCTGAGCAGTTCAGCTGGGACCCTAACGGTGTGCCCGACAGCCAGAAGGAGCT
Protein-coding sequences here:
- a CDS encoding mannosyl-oligosaccharide 1,2-alpha-mannosidase mns1B (transcript_id=CADANIAT00001876), encoding MRTLLALAALAGFAAARVPAYAITRPVMRSDSRADAVKEAFSHAWDGYYNYAFPHDELHPISNGYGDSRNHWGASAVDALSTAIMMRNATIVNQILDHIAAVDYSKTNAMVSLFETTIRYLAGMISGYDLLKGPAAGLVDDSRVDVLLEQSQNLAEVLKFAFDTPSGVPYNMINITSGGNDGATTNGLAVTGTLVLEWTRLSDLTGNDEYARLSQRAEDYLLHPEPAQYEPFPGLIGSAVNIADGKLANGHISWNGGADSYYEYLIKMYVYDPERFGLYRDRWVAAAESSINHLASHPSTRPDVTFLATYNEEHQLGLTSQHLTCFDGGSFLLGGTLLDRQDFVDFGLDLVAGCHETYNSTLTGIGPEQFSWDPNGVPDSQKELFERAGFYINSGQYILRPEVIESFYYAWRVTGDGTYREWVWNAFTNINKYCRTATGFAGLENVNAANGGGRIDNQESFMFAEVLKYSFLTFAPEDDWQVQKGSGNTFVYNTEAHPFKVYTPQ
- a CDS encoding alpha/beta fold hydrolase (transcript_id=CADANIAT00001875); protein product: MSSDLFPGFSSQYVTTAHGARIFVRVSPTQDKPPLLLVHGFPQTHAEWHKLTPLLTPHFTVVLVDLRGYGASSIPASANGSGYTKRLMGQDCLSVMDQLGYANQRFAVVGHDRGARVAYRLAFDNPERLSKVVVVDIVPTAAMFARFGNPTAGLKAYHWLFLAQPEPFPEKMIGKEDKGRLFLEQALSSWTAAGTLQAFSETAMERYREAYCDEQRIHATCEDYRAGAYFDRVYDEEDLKKGNKIRVPVLAVWGEEGGFTGPKKSEAKKVQEGPLDVWQRYCVDLRGKGLNCGHFIPEEDPQALADEILQFLL